In Planococcus versutus, the DNA window ATTAACATCGCTACTTTTTTACTTTCAAGGTAAAAATTAATTTTTTTGCCTCGTTTTTCATGTGTAATGGTTAAATCTTCAATTTTCATACCTTTAGCAATCGATTGAATATACTTTTTTGTTTCTTCAATCGCTTTTTCGTTAGGAATAGCAGGAATTTCTTCCTCTTTTTCTTCTTTAAGCAGTATTACAGGTGTTTCAATGGTTTCAACAGCTTGTTCTGGTGTTACATCTTGTTCAGAAAGCAATTGTTTTTCGATTATACTAACTTCAACTTCTGCTTTTTTTGCACCAAAACCAAAAAATCCTTTTTTCTCTTCTTGAATAATCGTAATGTTTACTTCTTCACGTGTAACTTGGAGTTTTTCTAATGCTTCAGATATCGCGTTTTCAACAGTTAAACCCGTTTGCGTAATCTGTTTCACTTTTTAGCCCCTCCTGCTTTCATTTTAACAGGCTGCTGCACATCTTTTTTCTCCCACGGACGGTAAATTACCAAGTTTTGGATCAGTGAAATGATATTTCCGATGACCCAGTACAATGTCAAAGCGGAAGGTAACACGATACCAAATCCAATAATCATAACCGGCATAAAATACATCATAATTCTCATTTGAGGATTATCCATTGCTGGTCCTGTACGCAAAACAGTGAATTGCATTAATCCAGCAACAACAGCTAAAATAATGCTCGGTTCTGCTAACGGAAAAATAAGGAATGAGCCCAAATCGATCTCAGGTGTATTGTTCATTCGGCTAATGGCATGATAAAACCCAATTAATACAGGCATTTGAATCAAAACAGGTAAACAACCTGCCATTGGATTAACACCTTTTTCCTGGAATAACGCCATCATTTCTTTTTGGTATTTTTGTTGTGTAACAGCATCTTTAGACTTGTACTGTTCTTTTAGTTTCACAAGTTCAGGCTGCACTTCTTGCATGCGCTTCGAACTTTTTGTTTGTTTGATCATCAACGGCAACATAACTAAACGAATAATAATAGTTACTGCGATAATCCCAAAACCGTAAGTGCCTAGTAAACCTTTAAAGAATTTGATCGTTGACACCAATGGCCAAACGATAAATTCATTCCAAAATCCTTCGCTCTGGTCACTGATCGGCTGATCAAACTCTGTACAGCCAGAAAGCAGCAAGGTTACTGCGATCAGTGAAATAAGTAAAACTAATTTCTTATTCACCCTTCTTCCCCCAAACTAATTTCAATTACTTCTATAATAACATCTATTTCGCAATGTCTTCTACTCTTTCGGTAATACCCGTGCAATTTTCAAAACGTGTTCGAGACTTTTCTTGCTTTCGTGAAAGTCCAATGTGGCCGCCTGTGGTCGGGCGATAATAATGTAATCTACATTCGGTAATAGCTCCTCTTTCAATTCCAAGAAAGTTTGCCTAATGTACCGTTTGATTCGGTTACGTGCTACTGCATTGCCTACTTTTTTACTAACGGATAGCCCTAAACGAAATTCAGTTTGTTCACTTTTTAATATATAAACGATAAACTGTCGA includes these proteins:
- the jag gene encoding RNA-binding cell elongation regulator Jag/EloR; the encoded protein is MKQITQTGLTVENAISEALEKLQVTREEVNITIIQEEKKGFFGFGAKKAEVEVSIIEKQLLSEQDVTPEQAVETIETPVILLKEEKEEEIPAIPNEKAIEETKKYIQSIAKGMKIEDLTITHEKRGKKINFYLESKKVAMLIGKRGQTLNSLQQLAQLVANKHSNQFMIVQLDAENYRERRQETLEQLADRMADKAIRTGGRVQFEPMPSYERKVIHQSLSRRFDIDTYSEGKDPNRYLVIEPHK
- the yidC gene encoding membrane protein insertase YidC yields the protein MNKKLVLLISLIAVTLLLSGCTEFDQPISDQSEGFWNEFIVWPLVSTIKFFKGLLGTYGFGIIAVTIIIRLVMLPLMIKQTKSSKRMQEVQPELVKLKEQYKSKDAVTQQKYQKEMMALFQEKGVNPMAGCLPVLIQMPVLIGFYHAISRMNNTPEIDLGSFLIFPLAEPSIILAVVAGLMQFTVLRTGPAMDNPQMRIMMYFMPVMIIGFGIVLPSALTLYWVIGNIISLIQNLVIYRPWEKKDVQQPVKMKAGGAKK
- the rnpA gene encoding ribonuclease P protein component — protein: MNKDQRIKKNKEFQQIFKKGKSFANRQFIVYILKSEQTEFRLGLSVSKKVGNAVARNRIKRYIRQTFLELKEELLPNVDYIIIARPQAATLDFHESKKSLEHVLKIARVLPKE